The Cellulophaga sp. L1A9 genome window below encodes:
- a CDS encoding DUF350 domain-containing protein, which produces MDKYIDILDLSHSLGYILSGFIIFIIGKLAYKLLHPSINIQEELVEKDNFAFILSYVGYFAALIIAIGGAIVGESFDFITDIQHIFIYGIFAILLLLLAAWISNKVILNKFDLKKEIITDKNEGSGVIEAAIYIANGLILYGALVGESETLIEGLSTFFIYWVIGNVVLIIASKIFIAWMGYSIHDEVEKDNVAAGISFSGAILAIGIITMNAILDPFVDWTTTLIDITLQTVIGCILLPIMRIFTDKVLLPGRKLTDEIINQEKPNVGAGLIEAFAYVASAILITWSI; this is translated from the coding sequence ATGGACAAATACATAGATATTTTAGATTTATCACATTCATTGGGGTACATCTTAAGTGGATTTATCATTTTTATTATTGGTAAATTAGCTTATAAACTTTTACACCCAAGTATTAATATTCAGGAAGAACTGGTTGAGAAAGATAACTTTGCTTTCATCCTTTCTTATGTGGGTTATTTTGCTGCTTTAATTATCGCTATTGGTGGGGCTATTGTAGGGGAGAGTTTTGACTTTATTACTGATATTCAGCACATTTTCATTTATGGAATTTTTGCTATTTTATTGCTATTATTAGCTGCTTGGATTAGTAATAAAGTAATTCTAAATAAATTTGATTTAAAGAAAGAAATAATTACTGATAAAAATGAAGGTTCAGGGGTTATTGAAGCTGCTATTTATATTGCAAACGGACTTATTTTATATGGTGCGTTAGTCGGAGAATCTGAAACATTAATTGAAGGGCTTTCAACATTTTTTATATACTGGGTTATCGGTAATGTTGTTTTAATTATTGCTTCTAAAATATTTATCGCATGGATGGGTTATAGCATACATGACGAAGTAGAAAAGGATAATGTTGCGGCTGGAATAAGTTTTTCTGGAGCAATATTAGCCATTGGTATTATTACCATGAATGCTATTTTAGATCCTTTTGTAGATTGGACAACAACATTAATTGATATTACACTGCAAACTGTAATAGGTTGCATTCTACTACCTATAATGCGTATTTTCACTGATAAAGTTTTATTACCAGGAAGAAAACTTACGGATGAAATTATCAATCAAGAAAAACCAAATGTCGGTGCAGGGTTAATTGAAGCCTTTGCTTATGTTGCTTCTGCTATATTAATTACATGGAGTATCTAA
- a CDS encoding DUF4178 domain-containing protein, whose product MGIFDFLKKKKEERHYDPTNITVRDLGKGYIFEYGIETWTVTALFEYDWGNSYFTREFVIKNGTIEKFLHIEDDGGLVVTLSEKVKLRKLGEDVCDYMESNQKPPKKINYKGVMYYLDEKTPGYSKEIDAANWEELVSYNYLDEEEEKTLSIEQYDDEEFEVSKGIIIKEIEISNILPVADNY is encoded by the coding sequence ATGGGAATATTTGATTTTTTAAAGAAAAAAAAGGAAGAAAGACATTACGACCCTACCAATATAACCGTTAGGGATTTGGGTAAAGGCTATATTTTTGAATATGGTATAGAAACTTGGACCGTTACTGCTTTGTTTGAATACGATTGGGGGAATAGTTACTTTACTCGTGAATTTGTTATCAAAAACGGTACTATTGAAAAGTTTTTACATATTGAAGATGATGGAGGTTTGGTTGTAACTTTATCGGAAAAAGTAAAATTAAGAAAACTAGGAGAAGATGTTTGTGATTATATGGAGTCTAACCAGAAGCCTCCAAAAAAAATAAATTACAAAGGTGTTATGTATTACCTAGACGAAAAAACACCTGGTTATTCTAAAGAAATTGATGCCGCAAATTGGGAAGAACTAGTCTCATATAATTACTTAGATGAAGAGGAAGAAAAAACACTTTCTATTGAGCAATATGACGACGAAGAATTTGAGGTGAGTAAGGGAATTATTATTAAAGAAATTGAAATTTCTAACATTTTACCGGTTGCAGACAATTATTAA